The window GCCGTCGCGTTTCGCATCCGTTTCCCCACCAACATGTGGCAAATCCACCCCTGTTTCCCGCTAGAGCGCACCCATTCGCGGGTATATAAATCCTCATCGCTCCCACCGCCGGCGCCACCACACTCACCCTATCTTCCCTCATCATTGTCGCTGCCACACTCACCCTCATTGACCATGTTAGTGCGGCCACGCCATCTCCATGGATCTTTCCTTGGCGAGACTGAAGAGGATTTCGCTAAGTGAGAGTTCTTTGAGGTGGCGTGAGACTACTCCAAGTGGGTTGAGGACAAAGCATCATAAGGGCATAAGGATGAATCGGCTGGCGGCCGCTCCTCACCTACTTTGACCGCATCTCAATGGCCGTCTGTGCAGAAATGGAAATTGCACTCACGTCAGCCTTATCCTGCATCCGAGACGCACAGGCGTTTGTCTACTGCGTGATTGTGGAAATTGTTGTCAAAGCCCTCCCGCGGCCTACGAGGTCACTTTCAAGAGAAGGGCGAACCCGTAGTTCAATTAGTACAGAATCATAGTTTTAAAATTGTTCAAATCATAGTTGTTATCTTTTTAAAATCCATGATTGAGGTGGGCAGATTTATTGAGGTGGGCAACGAAGATATCATCTAGCCACTGATAAACGGGTCCTACATGGGAAAATTTATGGAGCACACTTTATGTCGATCCAGAGTTTGTGCGTTGCCTCTCCAGCCTTCAAATGCATATCAAGCGCATTTTATATGCATTATGACGGTCGTAAATATGACGACTCTGTTAGAGTTACCTCGAAGGCTTTGAAAAGCTGCATTAGTTATCCATCACAAAGGTTGAGAATTTTAGACTATTGAACGCAGCATGGTCGGTGACACACCTCTTGCAATGATGAGGACAACACAACGATGAATACAGCCACAATAATTTCTTCTTCGACTATAGTTGATCAGGACATGATGGTCAAGTAATGAGATGGACTTTGGTTGTGTTGTCCTCTCCAACATCGCTTTGGATCCAAGAGAAACTAGTTTAAAATTTGACAACTACAAATGTTAACATTTTATCATCAATTTGCAAGCGGAAGCACCAAAATAAGCACATGAGCTTGCGAGTAACACTATGGCAAATTTGAGAAACTGTCAGTGTATGATCCTAACATATACCTCGGCAAAGCTGAAAGTTCAGTATTAAAGGCATATATAAGAATGATCGTTATGGCCAACCAAAGCATACAGATACACCATCTCTGAAGAACATAGAAAGATCGCTATGGTTATTCCTAGTTCAAGAACGTAGAAAGATCGCTACGGTGATAAAGGCCAGATGAGAAATAGATCCGCACATGTAAAAAAAGCATCACCATCTCAAAAGTTTTTCCAGACAAAATTGACATCAGTCATCTGTGCTCTTAAAATACACCAGACCGAAAGTCATGTTTTTAGTAGAGGGCACGACACCTCCCCTTCCATGGCACACATCACCAAAGGAAAAATATTAGGCAGAGGGGAAGCTTGCTGGGTACTGGATCGAGATTTCCAGAATTGCTGTAACCAGAAATCTTGGTGACTCTGTTTTCTTTGAACTGAATCGACGTTCGCTGCGTTTTCAAAAAACATCTATAGAGGTAGTACATGAGACAATGCGCCGAGCAATATATATGAGAATAAAAGTATAAAACGACTGCTAGGGAACTTGCACAGTGCGGCAATGCAGATCAATATTGACGCTTATACCTGAATTTATAAAATCATTTATATCAACCATATTGACGCTTATACCTGAATTTACAGGATCATTTATTCCACGACCACATGTCATGAATCAAAAGTAAGACACACAACCTATGACCGGAGTATTATCAGATGTAATTACGCTTTCGCAGCAAGTTTGGCAATGAGCTCGTTCAAAACAGAGGGATATGTGACTGTAATATGCTCCCAGTCACTGGTTGACATtacttcttgcaaactggaggaGGATTGGACTCTGAGGAAATTCAAGCATGCCTCCTTCAAATCGTGGCAATGGTGCTGCTCAGCTATCGCAAGTGTGGACGTCACCGAGCTCACATCCATGCACTCAGACAATCCCTCTTCACAGCAAAACTTGAGCCGTTGGATATCATATCTGTCCGCAGCTACAAGCAAGTCTTGCATCCATTGCAGCCACGTTGCATAAACTACTTCATCCGCTTCTTGTCCTTCCTCAACATCTGCCTCATCATCCTCCATCTCGGGAAACAAGTCTGTGTAGATGAAACTAAGCAAAGCCCTGAACACATTTGCTTCCATGTCTTCGATCTGTATGTCACACGTTGCAGCCCCCTCCTTCATGGGACCAAAGAGTTGTGCCATGAAGACCGGAGATCGGGCTGCAAGCACACACCGGTGTGCGGCGATTGTCTCGCCGTTGACATTGAACGTCACATCAGCGCCTACCTTGGTTTCAAAGAGATGGTTCAGATGCTGCTGTATGTCAGGCAGCGGCACCTCGGTGGCACCGGCGTCCACGGTGTCGTGATCCCTGTAGACCATGACACCACACCGTATGGTGAAACTATCACCCTTGAGATGCTTTGATTGTTCGAGGGCATCTCTTCTCACAGCATCATCGAAGCCCCTAACAGAATCATCGCTGGAGAAGCTGTGTGTCTGAGTTTCACGAATATATATTGGATTTTGCCACTCAACCTGATCAATGAAACTAAACCCGAACTGCACCTTCACGGGCTTGGCGACATCGTCATCAAGGAGGACAAGATGGAGAGAAACACAGTCGGCACTGTGCGAGCTGTCACCGTTTGGCGCGTAACTGATGCACCAGCGATGGCCTCCTACGACGAATGGGCGAGACATGATGTGCTTGCCATTGGGTACCATCTCTTTTGTTTGCGAGTAGCCCTCCACCACAAGCAGGTGGTAGCCGCTGGCCGCGCCGGCGTCGACGTCCGACGTGGTGGGAAGGCACAGCTTGCCGTTGGCGATGACAGACACGCCGGCGAATGGCATGACGGATCTGCAGATCAGAACAGATATAGCTCGAGTGAAACTAGTGAACTGAACATTGACATATTCCAGAGTTGAGATCGCGGATTTGAGGGGCCAAACCTGATCACGTCCTGCCGCCGCGCAACGGAGGAAGTTTCGGCTTGCATGCTCCCGCTCGCACTTGCCGCGTCGCGCCCGGAGGCAGCACGAAGACGCTGCGCGGCCCCCGAGCCGCCGGAGACACCAAGACGCCCGCGACCACGCGCCGCGCCGCTCGTCTGGTTTCTCTGCACCATGCTGCCCCGGTCGCTGCCCCGCCGAGAGACGCCAGGGGCTCCTGGGTGCTtgccttttcttttttgaggCAATCGTGGGTGCTTGCTGAGAGTTAGGGTTTTGTCACTTGGCAGGTATTTGGGCTGATATGGACCTTGCAGTCTTTTTGTGCGGCCCATTTTCATTGCACCTATAGATATTGTCTAATTACTGGCTGTGTGAAGTTTTTCATCGAGAGCAACTAATCAGCGAGTACTCCTTCGAGAGCCCCGCAAGGATCACTTTTGGTGGGCTGGAGCGCACCACTTGCCGCACTCTCAACCGTCGCCACGTGTTGAGCGCTGGGCGCTCCCTCTGGATTTTTTTCTGTACGGTTTTCGGCTTTTAGATGTGTTTTTGGTTTTTTTGGCTTTTCCATTCCACTTGATTTTTCTTAGGTTTTGGacacaaaaaaattgaaaaaaaaatcttgaaaaaacacgtttttttgtGAGAGGCACACATTTAATTCTCATGGAGGCACGGATTTACTTCCACGAGAGGCATAGTCATGCCTCtcgaaaaatgtaaaaaaaactGTTTTCTTTTGCCTTCTGCAGAGACACAAATTTACTTCCCGTGGAGTCACGAATTTGCTTCCGCGAAAGGCATAGACGTGCCTcttaaaaaaggaaaaaaaaatgtgtttttccctttcgtgagaggcacaaccgtgcctcttaGAAAAAAAGTTCCATTTTTTATTTCTTCCACGAGATGCACACATATTTGCTTTCGCTAGAGGCACAGCTGTGCCTCTTTGGAAAGGGGAAAAACATGCTCCTGATTCGGGTTTTCTTGTGAAAAAAAAGTTCGTCGAAACCTATCAATATgtgatctagttttgaagatttcgatgcgaggaatccaacggtgaaaacaTTTCAAAATTGGATGCACgttttaagagataaaacatttgaAGAAACGACTCTacgaaaaaaaatgaaaactcccATGTTGCGACAAGTGATTTCGCTTATTTTCTTTTGAAATTGTGAAGATTTTTCATTTTGCAGTTCCTTGCTGCGTCAAAATTCTAGGCCACGTGCAGCCCAATTTGTTTTTGGTTTCTTTTCTGATTTGTATTACATGAAATGTGTGAATTGAGGATAGCTCCGATGGTAAAGTTCCTTGTGGTAAAACAGCCCACCGGGATTCGAAGTTCTAAACTTGGCATTGGTGCTCGCATATTCTCATATTTATTTTAAGCTTTCCAGTGATGTTTGTTCAGTGAGAAGAGACGTTTTTGTTGACTACGATACGCTTGTGATGGCTTCCTCAATCTCAAGATATTGTGTCGGCTCAATATCTCAGAGGTAGGGGTAGGATGTGTGTGCGTGCATTGATACGAGTGAGTGTGTGCGAGTATGTGAGCGTCTGCGTTTGTTTTTGtgtcaaaaaattcagaaaaaaacACAAAATATTTTTGAACTTCAAAAAAATATTCTATAACTCCTCAATTTTTAAATTATTTTGATTGTTTTTGAATATTTACATATTTTCTGAAATTATTAATTCATTTTTAAAAGTGTTCAACTCTTTTTTTAAATAGCTCACATATTTAAAAAAACGTCCACATAGTTTCTGAAATGTTCATACATTTTTCAAACTGTTCACGTCTCTTAAAGTAGTTCACACATTTAAAAAATCATTCACTTATTTGTTGAACATGTTGATGGTTTTCGAACAAAATATTCATTTATTTTTAATAAAATGGCCAGGCACTTTTCTGAAAAAAGTTCTCCACacttttaaaaaatattcatgattttaTGAACAAATAAAACAAATGGGAACCGAGCAAACTAAAAAAAAGTCACTAAGAAAACCAAATGAGCACTCCCGTAATTATGCAAATGCCAAACAGGGTTGGCCGACCACATCTGCTTGCGTTTGCTCAACTACATGGTTCTATTGTTAGTGAGATTCTTCAAAGAGCTACTTCTTTTAGTTGTCATTTTATGTTTGAGAGCCCCCGAATAGCGAAACTCATAATCTAGCCAAGTTTACTAATTCTTTAGGTCAGGGGCGCCATATGTGGCTTGGTTAACCCCATCATCGAAGGTGTATTCCATATTTTGTGGCTTATGATGAATAAAACTTGGTTatccctcaaaaaaaaagaaaacctaCCATAGTGAGGGGACCTCCTAGAGGTGCCGGTGAGAGGTTCCAGCAGCCACGCGCCTGCACATATGGGCCGGCCCATCGCGTGCGACCCAGTTCTCTTCCATGACAAGGCACCCAGCTCCATCCTACCCTGGTGTTATGCTTCTAAACTTCAAGAAAAAAAGACCTACATCTAACTAGGAAACCTTGGTGGTGCCACAACATGCACACTCTGTGAGCTATTACCCAATCATATTTTGACAAATTTAGGTAATAGATATATCCCTTTTTGGTTGATGTTCAAAATTTCCTCACTAATAAGTCACTTTACTTAATAATGTATACTTAGAAACTAAAATATCATATTTTCCCTTCAAATAAAATGTTTTTAGTGCTTTAGTGAGTTCAACAATAATCACACAACTATGTATAGTAAACAATAATCGCTCATTGTCAGCAGGTGCATAAGAGGCTAAACAATAATACCACTCATTGATCTATCAAATATGTCCACTTGAACGATCCAGATGTGATGGAAAAAAAGTCCACTTTTTAGTTTTTATCGTTAAGCTCATAACTGCGGCGTTTCTGCACCCAGGTTCAGCTGCACCCGCTGATGAATGGTGAAATAAAAAAATAACAAAAAGATTTAAAAAATTGAAATTTTTAAACACGGTGGACATTAATgacgcaccatgtatgtggtgcgccactgagcaatggcgcaccagatacaggtgcgccattagtgtcctcattactaatggcgcaccacacacacgatgcgccattactaacaatttttttccaaaactattaatggcgcaccaaggcacaatgcgccattactagttttaactagtaatggcgtaCCATACACTCTGTGCGTcactactaacatttttttttactttttttttcaaaactagtagtGGCGCGCCggtgtacagtgcgccattactagttcaaactagtaatagcgcaccacaaccacggtgcgccactactaacaatttttttttgcaaaattagtaatggcgcaccacgtaacaggtgcgccattggtaaccagggttactaatggcgcattattAGGTGGTGCACCATTGGTAACCCGagagcagctagatattttggacagccatctaccacactcacttttcccacttcattctctccacctgcttctccaagcttgtctcggctgcctcctcctcctcacctcatttgcaccatagattcacccaaattaagtggttaaattaccttttttttataggtaagtaaggggaaagctttctttatgttgtagatctacttttttctccctccaacaatgtgcacatgcactttttatggcctagatctacgtatgtttgtggtgttgcatatgtttgtgtttgcaggtaccggtatttgaaatgcgatagttgccaatattttgccggaatgttgattcatttccgtttcggcgagaatttggcactatgcattctttttggtcctatttttaggcaaagtcatgccaaattttttcttggttctaaaatatcgttttgctctaccccgcaggcgaccatggtccgcacgatgaccgaaggcatcatgAATAGTTTTTTGAGCTctgcgaaggccgagatgcttcaaaagaacgagacggagataagatgtccgtgtcgaagatgcaagctgaagagccttattacggacccggattccggacaggtgcgggaccacctgctcttgcgtggtttcatggatggctatcggtggcaaggtgatgaagatgactatgaagtcgtccatgggggccgggcaagaaatgaggaagggcagcaagacaaccaccgcggcgagggcgggcgagaagacgaagaatctccaggacatgatcacgacgatgatgcagtacacagtcatcgtgtagaagatgccggacatgatgatgaggaagatcaagacgaagggcatgatcatgaagatgaagatgccggagcagacgacgatggaccatcgatgggctgggtgcaggaccctcatattcaagatctgcttctcaagcagacggataacgcaagaactgccgcccgagagaaagccaagctggatcaactggagatagacgcggttactccattgtatgaaggatgcaggcccgaggatacccgcctgaaagtaacgctcatggctctggagatgaaggtaaaacacaaaatgaccgacgcatgcttcgacgagaacatgtcattctggcacgaacgtcttcccaaggggaacaagtgcccgaccagtttcgaggaggcgaagaaaatcgtgtgtcctcttgatttaccgcacgtgaaataccacgtgtgcatgaacaattgcatcatttatcggaacgagcacgcggagtctaccatatgtccggtgtgcggcgtcactcgatacaagaagaggaagaaagctcctcgaaaagtggtgtggtacttttcgatcactcctcgtctgcagcggtatttcacggaccctaagctagcaaagctcctgcgttggcacgcggatagggaggagaagaagcgagaagatgacggaaatgatccggagataaataaaaaagacaagatgctgagtcaccctaaggatgcgagccagtggcaagcgttgaacttcaaacacccagaatttggggacgatccaaggaacaaCGTGCTGGGCgtgagcaccgatggagtcaatccgtttggcagccagagaagcacacatagcacctggcctgtgtttgtgtggatgtacaaccttccccctggttgtgcatgaagaggaagtacattcacatgagtatgctaattgaagggccgaaacaaccaggaaacgatatcaatctgtatctggggctgctgaaagaggagctagacacgctgtggaaaacgccagccaatacgtggacgccgcagagaaagaatatttccctatgagagccgcactgctcacgacgatgcacgactatctcggttacggatatctcgcggggcaggtggtccccggattttctggatgcgtcaggtgcatggatgacacaacgtatcgccaactagatagagatcccgggtcttcaaaaaccgtgttcatgggacatcgaaggtggcttcgcgacgatgactcatggagaaaacgcaaggatctgttcgatggtgaaaccgaaccccgaagtcgcccgcgtacgaggagcggcaaggaaatagatgagctgttgaaaaattggaaagagtgcccagagccgggaaagaagcgaaaggcgccagagccgctgctgaaggtatggaaaacgaggcctgttttctgggacttgccgtactggaagatccatcgtgtgcctcacagccttgatgtcatgcatatcacgaagaacgtgtgcgagagtctccttggtaccctgctcaacatgccagagaggaccaaagatgggccgaaagcaagggcagacttgaaatcaatgggcatcagggaggagcttcacgctaatgatgatgatgatgaggcgaagcaggacacggaaagtcgtcgcaaaggcaaaaaggccaagaagaccggaaatgactaccctcccgcgtgcttcactctaagtcaggaggagatcgagcagtttttcacctgcctcgtaggactaaaacttccttacggttacgcggggaaaataagcagatacctagactctgcgaggcagaagttcagcgggatgaagtctcacgactgtcacgtgctgatgacgcagatacttctagttgcaatccgtgggatcatggacgcgcatgtccgtgaaacgctatttggcctatgcaactttttcgacgtcatctctcggaagtcggttggcgtgaggcaactcagaaggctacaggaagagatcgtggtgatactatgcgagcttgagatgtacgtcccgcccgcattcttcagtgttatggtgcatctgctggtccatatcgtggaggatatcatccaactcgggccgacgttcctgcacagcatgatgccgttcgaaaggatgaatggtgtcatcaaaggatacgttcgcaacatgtcacgtccagagggaagcatagccaggggctttctgaccgaagagtgcatctcctactgcacgaattatctaggcatcgagaaccccgttggtctgctagtcaacaggcacctcggcaggctcgctggatggggtcaccgcgatggtcgccgcgaaatgcatgtcgacttcgaggtcgactcgccgactttgaaagagcaaacctagtcgtgctacaacacatagacgtggtcgatccttgggtggtagagcacaaaacctttattgagaagacgtacaatgaccgaggccaacagaggacggacggagatataatcaaagagcacaactcatgtttcacgcgttggttccaggagaagcttctgtcgtaccctttacatgatgattcttccgcggaagaaaaactcatattcgccttgtcacagggcgccgagcacaacctgatgacctatgaggcgtacgatatctacggctacacattctacaccgagggaaaggacatAAAGAGCGATgtttatcagaactccggggtaacgatgaaatcctacaccggtaacgacaaggacaaaTACTACGGAAAGATcaaggagatctgggagctgaactacgctggagagaaggttccgatgttccgtgtcagatgggccaagagcgtcctaaaagaagaccggtatttcaccaccatggttatacccgaagccaaatccaagaccgcgggcgcaaacgtcatcgcgaaaaatgagccatgggtactggcttcccaagtggaccaatgcttcttcattaccgacccgtcaaagcccagtcgtgttgtcgtgaggagaggtaaaaggaagatcatcggaatggatggagtcgccaatgagtaagacttcgacaagtacggcgacccaaAGATGGAATATGACAACGACGATAAAgtgccatacaccacaagaagaagcaggaccaccctacctaaaggacgtccgttcaacagaagaactccatttgcgaaaaagaagttcagaagattgtgaaaagatagctagctaagatcgattgtatttaaatcgtagtcttcatttctcgattgtatttcgacatattgaaatgatatttcttctgttctagtcctcatgaatatttttttatgtttattatggtattgaatttttaactcacaaaaagtattggatttgttaatattttttgaactcatgaatatttttaaatttcatgggcatgttttgaattcatgaatattttttcaaatttgatgatattttttcatattcataaatgttttaccaattcacaaatgaatgcaattaaaaatccaaaaaaaattttgatgatattttcaaataacaaatttgatgatattttcaaataacaaatttgatgatattttttcatattcataaatatttttaaataacaaatttgatgatattttttcacattcataaatgttttcaaatttaatcgtcattttctaaaaattattagatgcaacaaaaaataataaaaaaaagttactaatggcgcatcagaggagggtgcgccattgctatcactgtttttatggcgcacccctagatggtgcgccattactaaccttCCCCCCTCTAGCTATGTATGTGTGTTCTGTCCAtcgctcgccagatccccctTCCTCCCTCGCTAGATCCCcgcgcccgctccaccgccgccgccgaccccccgtgCCCGCTCCGACGACCCCCGCgcccgctcctacgaccgtcgcGCCCGCTTCAATGAGGTGCACTGCCCACTGCTTCTTCCTCCTGGACCACCAGCTGGAGCCGGGAAGCTCTCCTCCGCCGGATCGCCTCGCTCCACCACCGTCGGcatcgccgctgccgccgcctcgACATGCAACACCGGCGCCCCCCGACCTCTCCAAGCACGCCTCGACCTCACTGTGAGCCGCCGTTCGTATCCCCTCTCTCCCCACGCTTGATTTTCTGCCGTAGCACCGTCCTGGACGAGGCCGAAGCCAGCGTCCGCCATGGCCAAGGAGCCCCGTGCTCCAGAACTCCCCCTGTccgtccgccatggccagcgTACCGCGCCCGGCTGCGGCCTACAGCGTGCGCGCGCGCCCACACTCCCATGGCCAGGGTTTTCTTTCCAGTGAAACAAATTCTGGAAATTTAATCTCTTTATATGTTTGATTGGGGCCTTTTGTCTCTTTGGAATTCTGCATCTCTGTTCCCATGGAGGCAAGGGGAAGAAAACATGTCTTCTTTT is drawn from Aegilops tauschii subsp. strangulata cultivar AL8/78 chromosome 1, Aet v6.0, whole genome shotgun sequence and contains these coding sequences:
- the LOC109772579 gene encoding BTB/POZ and MATH domain-containing protein 1-like; this encodes MKMGRTKRLQGPYQPKYLPSDKTLTLSKHPRLPQKRKGKHPGAPGVSRRGSDRGSMVQRNQTSGAARGRGRLGVSGGSGAAQRLRAASGRDAASASGSMQAETSSVARRQDVIRSVMPFAGVSVIANGKLCLPTTSDVDAGAASGYHLLVVEGYSQTKEMVPNGKHIMSRPFVVGGHRWCISYAPNGDSSHSADCVSLHLVLLDDDVAKPVKVQFGFSFIDQVEWQNPIYIRETQTHSFSSDDSVRGFDDAVRRDALEQSKHLKGDSFTIRCGVMVYRDHDTVDAGATEVPLPDIQQHLNHLFETKVGADVTFNVNGETIAAHRCVLAARSPVFMAQLFGPMKEGAATCDIQIEDMEANVFRALLSFIYTDLFPEMEDDEADVEEGQEADEVVYATWLQWMQDLLVAADRYDIQRLKFCCEEGLSECMDVSSVTSTLAIAEQHHCHDLKEACLNFLRVQSSSSLQEVMSTSDWEHITVTYPSVLNELIAKLAAKA